GCTCAACGCGTTGAAGCAACGACAGCATCTCGACGAGCCACAGCGTGCGCGAGTGCCGGTACCGGTGCTCCTCACCGCGCAGGGCTGGGACCCTCGCCGTCAGCGATTGCACGAATGGCTGGTTATCCGATTGAACGCCGAATATGCGTTCCTCCGATCGGGAATGTATGGTCAGAACGCCGCGACCCGCTTGGTTGAAAGCGGTCTGGTGGCCCTGGTGCTCGACGGCTTCGATGAGATTGCCGACGAACTGCGTCCGGTCGCGCTGCGGGCCCTGGATGAGCAGGCAACGTTTCGGATGATGGTGCTGACCCGTACCGGCGAGTTGGTCGAAGCGGTGGCGGGTGGACATCTACATGGAGCGGCCGCGTTGGAGTTGCTGCCGGTGCCCGCGACGGAGGCGGCAGACTACCTGACCCGGAGCCAGGTCCACCCGACCCCACCGGCGTGGCAACGCCTCGTCGAGCATCTGCAAGGGACTCCGGAGAGCGCGGTGAGCAGTGCACTGGACAATCCGCTGATGCTCACCCTCGTTCGGGACACCTTTCCCACCCCCGCCGAGGTGGACGATCTCCTGACCCCGGGGAGATTCGCCAGCCGGGCCGAGGTCGAGGTACATCTACTGGGCCGGGTTCTCGCGGCCGCATATCGGTCACGCCCCGGGCAGAGGCCCAATTCGTACAGCCTCGATCAGGCTAGCCGATGGTTGGGGTACCTGGCCGCCGAAATGAGCCGCCGTAACACTCGCGATCTGGCATGGTGGCAGATCCGTCGATGGGCTCCCGCATCCCTTCGCAGTATCCCCGACGTTGTAGCGTCATCAATAGGTTACGGGGTGACGGTCAGTGTTCTCCTGGTGATCGCCTTCGACGCCGGTTCCCGTGTCGCGGCAGGTATTGGCGCCGGGCTCGTGAATGGAATCACCACCGGAATGTTGCTCGAGTGGCAGGATCGACGGAGAGACGCCGGCCACAGCCGGTTGCGGCTGTTACGCGGCTGCCCTCCGAACTTCGTGGACAGCCTCACGGTCGGGCTCGCCTCGGGACTCCTGTCCGGGCTCGCCGGTGGAGTCGCGGTCGGATTCGCCCTCGGCCTCGGCCGAGGCCCGGTCACCCTGCTGGTAGTCGGCGTCGGGGCCGCGCTTGCCTTTGGACTCGCGTGCGGCAGCACCGAAGCCATCCTGGTGGGGCGCAGGAACAGCAGTCCACGCTATCTGCAGAACCCCCGCCTCGGCGGCATCGTCTCCAGGAAGAATCTCCTGGTGGCGATCGGGTTCGGAATCGTCTTCGGGCTCGTGTCGCTACTCGCGGTCGGGCTTACCAGCGGACCGCTGGCCGGCCTGATATCCGGGCTTGCTGTCGGGGCCTTTGCCGGGCTGGCACTAGGGCTCCTCAATGGACTGGTACAGCCGTCGGCCCAAACGCTGAGTCCGATGGATCCGGTCACGAGCTGGCGTCGCGACCGTCAGTCCGGCATTGTCGAGGGCGTCATCTACGGGCTCAGCACGTTGCTCATGTTCGGGCTTGCGGGTGGGCTCGTCGATGGCATCGCGACCGGGCTTGGAGTCGGGCTCGTGGCGGGACTCGGCATTGGTCTTCCATTTGCCTTCTCCGTTTCCCAATCGTGGCTGGCGACATTCGGATTCGTAATGCTGCGGTGTGCGGGGCTCTTCCCCTGGCAGGGTATGCGTTTTCTGGAGGACGCTCGCGCACGCGGCGTTCTGCGAACCGTCGGATCGGTGTACCAGTTCCGGCATGCCCGACTTCAAGACGAGCTCTCCCTCTCCTACCAACGGGACGTCACGCGCCGATAGTTCACTGAAGGCTTGTGCCTCGTCGGTAGCCTGGCAGCGGGCATGGCCAGTGTTCCCGGGGTGAGTCGGAGGTCGATGTGGCGCGGCAGCGGGTGGGGCAGCAGCGGCCGGGCGGGACGCGCGCGCCGTACCGGGGGCCGGGCCGGCAGTCATCGCCGACCCTGGGCGTCGATGTCGGCGGCGTGATCGTCGCACTGAGCGGCCGGGACGAGGACACGTCCTTCTTCGGCAGCCGGCCGTTGGAGACGCCGGCGGTGGCGGGAGTCTTCGAGGCGCTCGCCACCCTGACCGCCGAGCCGTTCGCCAGCCGGGTCCACCTGGTCTCCAAGGCCGGTCCGAAGGTCGCCGCCAACACCCGCGGGTGGCTGACCCACCACGACTTCTTCGACCGTACCGGCATTCCCGAGGCCAACCTGCACTTCGTCCGGGAACGCCGGGACAAGGCACCGGTGTGCCAGCGGCTCGGCGTCACCCACTTCGTCGACGACCGACTCGACGTACTGGCGCACCTGGACACCGTCGAGCACCGCTACCTGTTCCTGGGCGGCACCGACGCGCGGGTCCCGGACGGTAGCCTTCCCGACTGGGCGACGGCGGCCGACACCTGGGCCGGACTCGCCACCCTGTTACGGGAGTCGGTCCCCGTCGGGGAGCGGCCGTAATGGTCGGGCCACCGGCTACCAGCGCAGCGGAAGGGTGGCGACGAGGTCACCCAGCCGGTCCGCGATGAGCTGATGGTCCTGGAGTGACGGGTGCCAGTGGCAGCCGCCGTAGTCCAGGCCCGAGTTCTCGTAGTACCAGTAGCGGATCCGGCTGTCGCCCTGGTCGTTGCGCTCCTGGACGATCTGCTGGGCGAGTTCCGCGAAGGTCGTGGTGTTGGACATGTGGGTGGCGCTGACCACGATCACCGTACGCGGGCCGTACCGGGCCCGAAGCTTGTCGAGGAAGGCCTGGTACGCGGCGCGGTAGGCGGCGACCAGGCTGTCGGGGGTCCACTGCTCGACCGGGTTGATCGCGGTGGAGAAGTCGTTGATGCCCAGGCCCACCACGACGAGCTGCGGCCGCCAGGTACCCGGGTTCTGCCAGACGTCGCCGTCGACGTTGAGCAGGGCCCGGTCGTAGTACGTGCGGTAGCTGGTTCCGGGTTCGCCGCCGTTGTAGTTGCGGACCATTCCCCGTCCGGAGAAGGCGTTGACCTGGTAGTCGGCGTTCAGGCGCCGTGCCGCGAGCGCGCCGAAACCGAGATCGGCGTTGGTGGTTCGGTTGACCTCGTCGGAGGTGCAGTCCCGGGTGGCGGACAGGTTCCCGTAACCGGCGGTGTAGGAGTCGCCGATGAACTCGATCTGCCGTTGCCGGGCCGGTGGCTTGGCCAGGATCGCGCCGCCCGGAGCGGCGACGAAGCCGCCGAACGTACCCGTCGCCCACGGGCTCTCGGTGCGCTTGACGAGTCGGACCCGGTGCACCCCGTTCGACAGGCCGTTGATCCAGTGCGTGGTCCGGCCCGGGGTCACCAGAGTGGCGACGGTGGCACCGTCGATCGCGACGTCGTAGTCGTTGGCGGAGTCGTCGAGGACGATCCCGACACCCGTGCCCCGGAACCGACCCTCGAAGTAGACACCGGGCCAGCTGTACCGCGCCGAGCCGTTGTCGACGTCGACCCGGCCGGCGGTGTGCGCCTTGGCCAGGACTCCGGGGGTGGGCTGCTGTACGGCCGGCATCGACTTGGCCGGCGCGGCCCCGTGGGCGGCTCCGGGCAGCAGCGCGGCGGCCACCAGCCCGGCGGCCAGGGCGGCGGTGAGACGTACGGGTCGCACGGGTTCTCCTTCCCGTTGCGGGCGAGGTCGACCGCAGGGATCTCGAGACGAACCAACCCGCAGGATGTTACAGATATCGATGGATCGGGGCGACTGCCGCGCGCCGGCCGGGTGGTTCGGCCTCAGGATCCGCTGTCCCGGAAGGTGCTGCGGTACGCCCGTGGAGCCACGCCGCTGATCCGCTTGAACTGGGTACGAAAGTTCGTCGGCGATGTGAAGCCGACCTGGTGCGCGATGCGGTCGATGCCGTGGTCGGTCGTTTCGAGGAGTTCCTGGGCCCGGCGGACCCGTACGGCGTTGAGCCACTGCATGGGTGTCTGGCCGGTCTCGTCGTGGAAGCGGCGGTTGAGGGTTCGGATGCTCATGGCCGCGTGGCTGGCGAGGTCGTCGAGGGTGAGGTCCTGGTGGAGGTTCTCCTCGATCCATCCCAGGATGTGCCCGAGGCCCGTGGCGAGTCGGCCGGGGGTCTTCCGCCGGATGAACTGTGCCTGCCCGCCGTCGCGGTGCAGCGGCGCCACGGTCAGCCGGGCAGCGTCGGCGGCGACCGCCGCCCCGTAGTCCCGATGGACCAGGTGCAGGCACATGTCGACTCCGGCCGTGGCTCCGGCGGAGGTGACGACCTGACCGGTGTCGACGTAGAGGACGTCGGGGTCGAGTTCGACGGTGGGGAAGGCGTTCCGGAACTGCTCGGCTGCGGTCCAGTGGGTGGTGGCTCGCCGGCCGTCGAGGAGCCCCGCCGCGGCGAGGGTGAAGGCGCCGACGCAGATCGAGACTATTCGGGTGCCGGTGGCCGCCGCGTCGCGAAGTGCGTCGAGAACGGCCCCGGGCGTCGGGGCCAGCGGATCGTTGCGGCCGGGGACCACGATCGTGTCGGCCCGGGTCAACGCGTCGAGGCCGTGGTCGGCGGAGAGCCGAAGCGGTCCGGCGGTCACGACGGGCTCGGTGGCGCAGATCAGCACCCGGTAACCGGGCCGGTCACCCGGCAGTCGTACCCGGCCGAACACCTCGACCGGGGTGCTCAGGTCGAAGGCGATGGTGTCCGGCATGGCGAGGACGGCCGCGGTGTGCACGGCAAAATCCTAGTGC
The nucleotide sequence above comes from Plantactinospora soyae. Encoded proteins:
- a CDS encoding NACHT domain-containing protein, producing the protein MPREKNWRVWPLIGLVIVVALAASALASVAVSRDSSPIGDDVQTVTSVLAVTGGLVLWLWTRLRPEVLTSADVMARASDALAKAVQGQWIRAANERRLQHPAPIAIRWRWAQRGVTGPASEALGTAGYARFDVLPGMTAATPDTVMQGDIPDIFRLYGGLDSGRVLLLGDPGTGKSAAAILTVLNALKQRQHLDEPQRARVPVPVLLTAQGWDPRRQRLHEWLVIRLNAEYAFLRSGMYGQNAATRLVESGLVALVLDGFDEIADELRPVALRALDEQATFRMMVLTRTGELVEAVAGGHLHGAAALELLPVPATEAADYLTRSQVHPTPPAWQRLVEHLQGTPESAVSSALDNPLMLTLVRDTFPTPAEVDDLLTPGRFASRAEVEVHLLGRVLAAAYRSRPGQRPNSYSLDQASRWLGYLAAEMSRRNTRDLAWWQIRRWAPASLRSIPDVVASSIGYGVTVSVLLVIAFDAGSRVAAGIGAGLVNGITTGMLLEWQDRRRDAGHSRLRLLRGCPPNFVDSLTVGLASGLLSGLAGGVAVGFALGLGRGPVTLLVVGVGAALAFGLACGSTEAILVGRRNSSPRYLQNPRLGGIVSRKNLLVAIGFGIVFGLVSLLAVGLTSGPLAGLISGLAVGAFAGLALGLLNGLVQPSAQTLSPMDPVTSWRRDRQSGIVEGVIYGLSTLLMFGLAGGLVDGIATGLGVGLVAGLGIGLPFAFSVSQSWLATFGFVMLRCAGLFPWQGMRFLEDARARGVLRTVGSVYQFRHARLQDELSLSYQRDVTRR
- a CDS encoding SGNH/GDSL hydrolase family protein; translation: MRPVRLTAALAAGLVAAALLPGAAHGAAPAKSMPAVQQPTPGVLAKAHTAGRVDVDNGSARYSWPGVYFEGRFRGTGVGIVLDDSANDYDVAIDGATVATLVTPGRTTHWINGLSNGVHRVRLVKRTESPWATGTFGGFVAAPGGAILAKPPARQRQIEFIGDSYTAGYGNLSATRDCTSDEVNRTTNADLGFGALAARRLNADYQVNAFSGRGMVRNYNGGEPGTSYRTYYDRALLNVDGDVWQNPGTWRPQLVVVGLGINDFSTAINPVEQWTPDSLVAAYRAAYQAFLDKLRARYGPRTVIVVSATHMSNTTTFAELAQQIVQERNDQGDSRIRYWYYENSGLDYGGCHWHPSLQDHQLIADRLGDLVATLPLRW
- a CDS encoding GlxA family transcriptional regulator, with protein sequence MPDTIAFDLSTPVEVFGRVRLPGDRPGYRVLICATEPVVTAGPLRLSADHGLDALTRADTIVVPGRNDPLAPTPGAVLDALRDAAATGTRIVSICVGAFTLAAAGLLDGRRATTHWTAAEQFRNAFPTVELDPDVLYVDTGQVVTSAGATAGVDMCLHLVHRDYGAAVAADAARLTVAPLHRDGGQAQFIRRKTPGRLATGLGHILGWIEENLHQDLTLDDLASHAAMSIRTLNRRFHDETGQTPMQWLNAVRVRRAQELLETTDHGIDRIAHQVGFTSPTNFRTQFKRISGVAPRAYRSTFRDSGS